In Scatophagus argus isolate fScaArg1 chromosome 3, fScaArg1.pri, whole genome shotgun sequence, one genomic interval encodes:
- the LOC124056886 gene encoding band 4.1-like protein 1 isoform X11, giving the protein MQDSDSKMAKQEQNSKHLDEHRETDDTSEKMSPNKNIKSPQKGSKRLKTTPFKVTLLDSTEFEGEIEKHSKGQTLMDMVCEHLNLLEKDYFGLTFADTDTQKNWLDPSKEIKKQMRNSPWHFAFAVKFYPPDPSQLTEDITRYYLCLQLRDDMLSGRLPCSFVTHALLGSYTVQAELGDYDHDDHGSDYVSDFRFAPNQTRELEERVMELHRNYKGMTPAEAEINFLENAKKLSMYGVDLHHAKDSEGIDIMLGVCANGLLIYRDRLRINRFAWPKILKISYKRSNFYIKIRPGEYEQFESTIGFKLPNHRAAKKLWKVCIEHHTFFRLVSPEPPPKGFLVMGSKFRYSGRTQAQTRQASALIDRPAPHFERSTSKRYLLSRSLDGAEFSRPVSAMCENHDGLSHRSISEQRRLHSPSVDEQETELEPSLEQDEEDKEQEQGRETEQDGDHDGNVTPSRKKEIMEEAGSPVDSKQELSQLDQEATPRHKQEFLDKSQDVLLKHQASINELKRTLREPNSKLMNREKRLSATSPTGTPEKKALVGRAVGKDPVNSLSVEGFVQKTLVTSPEGSEEWVLIEKQETYQQDHDWKAEEKNKSLPSDSSWEKKEVEKEEPVSTPAIYEEPFADFKPPVAKKDPSAVSMAHMLKRSDTKPETHTNGSEIHPDIMNVSPQNYGVVSPLEAPAALKQNGSPVKAGTQESESVVSPLTITAENVTSATTTQVTKTVKGGYSETRIEKRIIITGDDDVDQHQALAMAIQEAKQQHPDMLVTKAVVIRETESPTEELQQKAES; this is encoded by the exons aaacactccaaaggACAGACTCTGATGGACATGGTGTGTGAGCATCTCAACCTGCTGGAGAAGGACTACTTTGGTCTGACCTTTGCCGACACAGACACCCAGAAG AACTGGTTGGACCCCTCCAAGGAGATCAAGAAGCAGATGCGCA ACTCTCCATGGCACTTTGCTTTTGCTGTCAAATTCTACCCTCCGGACCCCTCCCAGCTCACTGAGGATATTACCAG ATACTACCTGTGTCTGCAGCTGAGGGATGACATGCTGTCAGGTCGACTGCCATGCTCGTTCGTCACTCATGCCCTCCTGGGTTCTTACACTGTCCAAGCCGAGCTGGGGGACTATGACCATGATGACCACGGCTCCGACTATGTCAGCGATTTCCGCTTTGCCCCCAATCAGACTCGTGAGCTGGAGGAGAGGGTGATGGAGCTCCATCGAAACTACAA GGGGATGACTCCAGCAGAAGCTGAAATTAACTTCTTGGAGAATGCAAAGAAACTGTCCATGTACGGGGTGGACCTTCATCACGCTAAG GATTCTGAAGGGATTGACATAATGTTGGGCGTGTGTGCCAATGGACTGCTGATTTACCGTGATAGACTGAGGATCAACCGCTTTGCTTGGCCAAAGATCCTCAAGATTTCCTATAAGAGGAGCAACTTCTACATCAAGATACGACCTGGAGAG TATGAGCAGTTTGAAAGTACAATCGGCTTTAAGCTTCCAAACCACAGAGCTGCCAAGAAGCTGTGGAAGGTCTGCATTGAGCATCACACCTTTTTCCG ACTGGTTTCTCCAGAGCCTCCCCCAAAGGGCTTCTTGGTGATGGGTTCAAAGTTTCGATATAGTGGAAGGACGCAGGCTCAAACCAGACAGGCCAGCGCTCTTATAGACCGGCCTGCTCCGCACTTTGAGCGTTCAACCAGCAAGAGGTACCTGCTGTCTAGGAGCTTAGACGGAG CAGAGTTCTCAAGGCCTGTGTCAGCCATGTGTGAGAACCACGATGGCCTATCTCACCGCAGCATCAGTGAACAGCGTCGCCTCCACAGCCCCTCCGTGGACGAGCAGGAGACGGAGCTGGAGCCAAGTTTGGAGCAGGACGAGGAAGACAAGGAGCAAGAGCAAGGCCGGGAGACAGAGCAGGACGGAGACCATGATGGCAATGTCACTccaagcagaaagaaagagatcaTG GAGGAAGCTGGGTCACCAGTTGACAGTAAACAGGAG CTGTCTCAGTTGGACCAGGAGGCCACTCCTCGGCACAAACAGGAG TTTCTGGATAAGTCGCAGGATGTCTTGCTGAAGCATCAAGCCAGTATCAATGAGCTGAAGAGAACCTTGAGGGAGCCCAACAGCAAGCTGATGAACCGCGAGAAGCGCCTGTCAGCCACCTCTCCAACAGGCACACCAGAGAAGAAGGCT TTGGTGGGCCGAGCAGTGGGAAAGGACCCTGTTAACAGCCTCTCTGTTGAGGGTTTCGTCCAGAAGACTCTGGTGACTTCACCTGAG GGCTCTGAGGAGTGGGTATTGAttgaaaaacaagaaacttATCAGCAGGACCATGACTGgaaggcagaagaaaagaacaaatctCTCCCATCTGATTCCTCATGGGAGAAAAAGGAGGTGGAAAAAGAG GAGCCTGTCTCTACTCCTGCCATTTATGAAGAACCGTTTGCCGATTTCAAG CCTCCTGTTGCAAAGAAAGACCCCAGTGCCGTGAGCATGGCCCATATGCTGAAGAGGTCCGACACCAAGCCAGAGACGCATACAAATGGATCAGAGATTCATCCCGACATCATGAACGTCTCACCGCAG aaCTATGGAGTGGTCAGTCCGCTGGAAGCTCCTGCTGCCCTTAAACAAAATGGCTCCCCT GTAAAAGCTGGCACCCAGGAGAGCGAGTCTGTTGTGTCCCCGCTGACCATCACCGCTGAGAACGTCACCTCAGCAACCACAACTCAAGTTACCAAG ACTGTGAAAGGAGGCTATTCAGAGACCAGGATCGAGAAAAGGATTATAATCACAGGAGATGATGACGTGGACCAACATCAG GCCCTCGCCATGGCGATCCAAGAGGCGAAGCAACAGCATCCTGACATGCTGGTGACAAAAGCAGTGGTTATCAGGGAAACCGAGTCTCCcactgaggagctgcagcagaaagcagaG TCCTGA
- the LOC124056886 gene encoding protein 4.1-like isoform X12 encodes MQDSDSKMAKQEQNSKHLDEHRETDDTSEKMSPNKNIKSPQKGSKRLKTTPFKVTLLDSTEFEGEIEKHSKGQTLMDMVCEHLNLLEKDYFGLTFADTDTQKNWLDPSKEIKKQMRNSPWHFAFAVKFYPPDPSQLTEDITRYYLCLQLRDDMLSGRLPCSFVTHALLGSYTVQAELGDYDHDDHGSDYVSDFRFAPNQTRELEERVMELHRNYKGMTPAEAEINFLENAKKLSMYGVDLHHAKDSEGIDIMLGVCANGLLIYRDRLRINRFAWPKILKISYKRSNFYIKIRPGEYEQFESTIGFKLPNHRAAKKLWKVCIEHHTFFRLVSPEPPPKGFLVMGSKFRYSGRTQAQTRQASALIDRPAPHFERSTSKRYLLSRSLDGAEFSRPVSAMCENHDGLSHRSISEQRRLHSPSVDEQETELEPSLEQDEEDKEQEQGRETEQDGDHDGNVTPSRKKEIMEEAGSPVDSKQELSQLDQEATPRHKQEFLDKSQDVLLKHQASINELKRTLREPNSKLMNREKRLSATSPTGTPEKKALVGRAVGKDPVNSLSVEGFVQKTLVTSPEGSEEWVLIEKQETYQQDHDWKAEEKNKSLPSDSSWEKKEVEKEVDITKMIHKEPPVAKKDPSAVSMAHMLKRSDTKPETHTNGSEIHPDIMNVSPQNYGVVSPLEAPAALKQNGSPVKAGTQESESVVSPLTITAENVTSATTTQVTKTVKGGYSETRIEKRIIITGDDDVDQHQALAMAIQEAKQQHPDMLVTKAVVIRETESPTEELQQKAES; translated from the exons aaacactccaaaggACAGACTCTGATGGACATGGTGTGTGAGCATCTCAACCTGCTGGAGAAGGACTACTTTGGTCTGACCTTTGCCGACACAGACACCCAGAAG AACTGGTTGGACCCCTCCAAGGAGATCAAGAAGCAGATGCGCA ACTCTCCATGGCACTTTGCTTTTGCTGTCAAATTCTACCCTCCGGACCCCTCCCAGCTCACTGAGGATATTACCAG ATACTACCTGTGTCTGCAGCTGAGGGATGACATGCTGTCAGGTCGACTGCCATGCTCGTTCGTCACTCATGCCCTCCTGGGTTCTTACACTGTCCAAGCCGAGCTGGGGGACTATGACCATGATGACCACGGCTCCGACTATGTCAGCGATTTCCGCTTTGCCCCCAATCAGACTCGTGAGCTGGAGGAGAGGGTGATGGAGCTCCATCGAAACTACAA GGGGATGACTCCAGCAGAAGCTGAAATTAACTTCTTGGAGAATGCAAAGAAACTGTCCATGTACGGGGTGGACCTTCATCACGCTAAG GATTCTGAAGGGATTGACATAATGTTGGGCGTGTGTGCCAATGGACTGCTGATTTACCGTGATAGACTGAGGATCAACCGCTTTGCTTGGCCAAAGATCCTCAAGATTTCCTATAAGAGGAGCAACTTCTACATCAAGATACGACCTGGAGAG TATGAGCAGTTTGAAAGTACAATCGGCTTTAAGCTTCCAAACCACAGAGCTGCCAAGAAGCTGTGGAAGGTCTGCATTGAGCATCACACCTTTTTCCG ACTGGTTTCTCCAGAGCCTCCCCCAAAGGGCTTCTTGGTGATGGGTTCAAAGTTTCGATATAGTGGAAGGACGCAGGCTCAAACCAGACAGGCCAGCGCTCTTATAGACCGGCCTGCTCCGCACTTTGAGCGTTCAACCAGCAAGAGGTACCTGCTGTCTAGGAGCTTAGACGGAG CAGAGTTCTCAAGGCCTGTGTCAGCCATGTGTGAGAACCACGATGGCCTATCTCACCGCAGCATCAGTGAACAGCGTCGCCTCCACAGCCCCTCCGTGGACGAGCAGGAGACGGAGCTGGAGCCAAGTTTGGAGCAGGACGAGGAAGACAAGGAGCAAGAGCAAGGCCGGGAGACAGAGCAGGACGGAGACCATGATGGCAATGTCACTccaagcagaaagaaagagatcaTG GAGGAAGCTGGGTCACCAGTTGACAGTAAACAGGAG CTGTCTCAGTTGGACCAGGAGGCCACTCCTCGGCACAAACAGGAG TTTCTGGATAAGTCGCAGGATGTCTTGCTGAAGCATCAAGCCAGTATCAATGAGCTGAAGAGAACCTTGAGGGAGCCCAACAGCAAGCTGATGAACCGCGAGAAGCGCCTGTCAGCCACCTCTCCAACAGGCACACCAGAGAAGAAGGCT TTGGTGGGCCGAGCAGTGGGAAAGGACCCTGTTAACAGCCTCTCTGTTGAGGGTTTCGTCCAGAAGACTCTGGTGACTTCACCTGAG GGCTCTGAGGAGTGGGTATTGAttgaaaaacaagaaacttATCAGCAGGACCATGACTGgaaggcagaagaaaagaacaaatctCTCCCATCTGATTCCTCATGGGAGAAAAAGGAGGTGGAAAAAGAGGTAGACATTACCAAGATGATACATAAAGAG CCTCCTGTTGCAAAGAAAGACCCCAGTGCCGTGAGCATGGCCCATATGCTGAAGAGGTCCGACACCAAGCCAGAGACGCATACAAATGGATCAGAGATTCATCCCGACATCATGAACGTCTCACCGCAG aaCTATGGAGTGGTCAGTCCGCTGGAAGCTCCTGCTGCCCTTAAACAAAATGGCTCCCCT GTAAAAGCTGGCACCCAGGAGAGCGAGTCTGTTGTGTCCCCGCTGACCATCACCGCTGAGAACGTCACCTCAGCAACCACAACTCAAGTTACCAAG ACTGTGAAAGGAGGCTATTCAGAGACCAGGATCGAGAAAAGGATTATAATCACAGGAGATGATGACGTGGACCAACATCAG GCCCTCGCCATGGCGATCCAAGAGGCGAAGCAACAGCATCCTGACATGCTGGTGACAAAAGCAGTGGTTATCAGGGAAACCGAGTCTCCcactgaggagctgcagcagaaagcagaG TCCTGA
- the LOC124056886 gene encoding band 4.1-like protein 1 isoform X6, which produces MQDSDSKMAKQEQNSKHLDEHRETDDTSEKMSPNKNIKSPQKGSKRLKTTPFKVTLLDSTEFEGEIEKHSKGQTLMDMVCEHLNLLEKDYFGLTFADTDTQKNWLDPSKEIKKQMRNSPWHFAFAVKFYPPDPSQLTEDITRYYLCLQLRDDMLSGRLPCSFVTHALLGSYTVQAELGDYDHDDHGSDYVSDFRFAPNQTRELEERVMELHRNYKGMTPAEAEINFLENAKKLSMYGVDLHHAKDSEGIDIMLGVCANGLLIYRDRLRINRFAWPKILKISYKRSNFYIKIRPGEYEQFESTIGFKLPNHRAAKKLWKVCIEHHTFFRLVSPEPPPKGFLVMGSKFRYSGRTQAQTRQASALIDRPAPHFERSTSKRYLLSRSLDGAEFSRPVSAMCENHDGLSHRSISEQRRLHSPSVDEQETELEPSLEQDEEDKEQEQGRETEQDGDHDGNVTPSRKKEIMFLDKSQDVLLKHQASINELKRTLREPNSKLMNREKRLSATSPTGTPEKKALVGRAVGKDPVNSLSVEGFVQKTLVTSPEGSEEWVLIEKQETYQQDHDWKAEEKNKSLPSDSSWEKKEVEKEVDITKMIHKEEPVSTPAIYEEPFADFKRELGDRRTQPSITSEEEQERDTVACMRETHLGIERKCSSMTVSSTSSLEAEVDFTVIMDLHSGVEDFSKGISELGEKERQPEIGREDFEETSRFYSARLMGSRDKSPIEEGTRHEPPVAKKDPSAVSMAHMLKRSDTKPETHTNGSEIHPDIMNVSPQNYGVVSPLEAPAALKQNGSPVKAGTQESESVVSPLTITAENVTSATTTQVTKTVKGGYSETRIEKRIIITGDDDVDQHQALAMAIQEAKQQHPDMLVTKAVVIRETESPTEELQQKAES; this is translated from the exons aaacactccaaaggACAGACTCTGATGGACATGGTGTGTGAGCATCTCAACCTGCTGGAGAAGGACTACTTTGGTCTGACCTTTGCCGACACAGACACCCAGAAG AACTGGTTGGACCCCTCCAAGGAGATCAAGAAGCAGATGCGCA ACTCTCCATGGCACTTTGCTTTTGCTGTCAAATTCTACCCTCCGGACCCCTCCCAGCTCACTGAGGATATTACCAG ATACTACCTGTGTCTGCAGCTGAGGGATGACATGCTGTCAGGTCGACTGCCATGCTCGTTCGTCACTCATGCCCTCCTGGGTTCTTACACTGTCCAAGCCGAGCTGGGGGACTATGACCATGATGACCACGGCTCCGACTATGTCAGCGATTTCCGCTTTGCCCCCAATCAGACTCGTGAGCTGGAGGAGAGGGTGATGGAGCTCCATCGAAACTACAA GGGGATGACTCCAGCAGAAGCTGAAATTAACTTCTTGGAGAATGCAAAGAAACTGTCCATGTACGGGGTGGACCTTCATCACGCTAAG GATTCTGAAGGGATTGACATAATGTTGGGCGTGTGTGCCAATGGACTGCTGATTTACCGTGATAGACTGAGGATCAACCGCTTTGCTTGGCCAAAGATCCTCAAGATTTCCTATAAGAGGAGCAACTTCTACATCAAGATACGACCTGGAGAG TATGAGCAGTTTGAAAGTACAATCGGCTTTAAGCTTCCAAACCACAGAGCTGCCAAGAAGCTGTGGAAGGTCTGCATTGAGCATCACACCTTTTTCCG ACTGGTTTCTCCAGAGCCTCCCCCAAAGGGCTTCTTGGTGATGGGTTCAAAGTTTCGATATAGTGGAAGGACGCAGGCTCAAACCAGACAGGCCAGCGCTCTTATAGACCGGCCTGCTCCGCACTTTGAGCGTTCAACCAGCAAGAGGTACCTGCTGTCTAGGAGCTTAGACGGAG CAGAGTTCTCAAGGCCTGTGTCAGCCATGTGTGAGAACCACGATGGCCTATCTCACCGCAGCATCAGTGAACAGCGTCGCCTCCACAGCCCCTCCGTGGACGAGCAGGAGACGGAGCTGGAGCCAAGTTTGGAGCAGGACGAGGAAGACAAGGAGCAAGAGCAAGGCCGGGAGACAGAGCAGGACGGAGACCATGATGGCAATGTCACTccaagcagaaagaaagagatcaTG TTTCTGGATAAGTCGCAGGATGTCTTGCTGAAGCATCAAGCCAGTATCAATGAGCTGAAGAGAACCTTGAGGGAGCCCAACAGCAAGCTGATGAACCGCGAGAAGCGCCTGTCAGCCACCTCTCCAACAGGCACACCAGAGAAGAAGGCT TTGGTGGGCCGAGCAGTGGGAAAGGACCCTGTTAACAGCCTCTCTGTTGAGGGTTTCGTCCAGAAGACTCTGGTGACTTCACCTGAG GGCTCTGAGGAGTGGGTATTGAttgaaaaacaagaaacttATCAGCAGGACCATGACTGgaaggcagaagaaaagaacaaatctCTCCCATCTGATTCCTCATGGGAGAAAAAGGAGGTGGAAAAAGAGGTAGACATTACCAAGATGATACATAAAGAG GAGCCTGTCTCTACTCCTGCCATTTATGAAGAACCGTTTGCCGATTTCAAG AGGGAGCTTGGGGACAGGAGGACCCAGCCAAGCATTAcctcagaggaggagcaggaacgGGACACTGTGGCCTGCATGAGGGAAACTCACCTGGGCATTGAGCGCAAGTGCTCCAGCATGACAGTCAGCTCCACGTCCAGCCTGGAGGCTGAGGTCGACTTCACTGTCATCATGGACCTCCACTCTGGGGTGGAGGATTTCTCTAAGGGAATATCGGAGTTGGGAGAGAAGGAGCGGCAGCCTGAGATTGGTCGAGAGGACTTTGAAGAGACCTCCAGGTTCTACTCTGCCCGTCTAATGGGCTCCCGGGACAAGTCTCCCATAGAGGAGGGAACACGTCATGAG CCTCCTGTTGCAAAGAAAGACCCCAGTGCCGTGAGCATGGCCCATATGCTGAAGAGGTCCGACACCAAGCCAGAGACGCATACAAATGGATCAGAGATTCATCCCGACATCATGAACGTCTCACCGCAG aaCTATGGAGTGGTCAGTCCGCTGGAAGCTCCTGCTGCCCTTAAACAAAATGGCTCCCCT GTAAAAGCTGGCACCCAGGAGAGCGAGTCTGTTGTGTCCCCGCTGACCATCACCGCTGAGAACGTCACCTCAGCAACCACAACTCAAGTTACCAAG ACTGTGAAAGGAGGCTATTCAGAGACCAGGATCGAGAAAAGGATTATAATCACAGGAGATGATGACGTGGACCAACATCAG GCCCTCGCCATGGCGATCCAAGAGGCGAAGCAACAGCATCCTGACATGCTGGTGACAAAAGCAGTGGTTATCAGGGAAACCGAGTCTCCcactgaggagctgcagcagaaagcagaG TCCTGA